A region from the Dendropsophus ebraccatus isolate aDenEbr1 chromosome 1, aDenEbr1.pat, whole genome shotgun sequence genome encodes:
- the DUSP6 gene encoding dual specificity protein phosphatase 6: MIDKLRPVHPASDMAVSKSVAWLNEQLELANERLLLMDCRPQELYESSHIEAAINVAIPGIMLRRLKKGNLPIRSLFARGEDRDTFARRCGSDTVILYDENSSEWNENTGGETVLGLLMKRLKDEGCKAYYLEGGFTKFQAEFPVHCETNLDSSCSSSSPPVLGLGGLRISSDSSSDIESDIDRDPNSATDSDGSPLSNTQPSFPVEILPYLYLGCAKDSTNLDVLEEFGITYILNVTPNLPNLFENAGEFRYKQIPISDHWSQNLSQFFPEAISFIDEARGKSCGVLVHCLAGISRSVTVTVAYLMQKLNLSMNDAYDIVKMKKSNISPNFNFMGQLLDFERTLGLSSPCDNRVPPQQLYFTSPANQNVFKVDSLQST, from the exons ATGATAGACAAGCTGAGACCCGTGCACCCCGCGTCAGACATGGCGGTCAGCAAGTCGGTGGCCTGGCTGAATGAGCAGCTGGAGCTGGCCAACGAGCGCCTCCTGCTCATGGACTGCAGACCGCAGGAGCTCTACGAGTCGTCCCACATCGAGGCGGCCATCAACGTCGCCATCCCGGGGATCATGCTGCGCCGCCTCAAGAAGGGCAACCTGCCCATCCGGTCGCTGTTCGCTCGCGGCGAGGACCGGGATACGTTCGCCCGGAGATGCGGCTCCGACACCGTCATCCTGTACGATGAGAACAGCAGCGAGTGGAACGAGAACACGGGCGGGGAGACGGTGCTGGGGCTGCTCATGAAGAGGCTCAAGGACGAGGGCTGCAAAGCCTATTACCTGGAAG GAGGTTTTACCAAGTTCCAGGCAGAGTTCCCTGTGCATTGTGAAACAAATCTGGATAGTTCATGCAGCAGCAGTTCTCCTCCAGTATTAGGTTTGGGAGGCCTCCGCATCAGCTCTGATTCTTCATCAGATATTGAATCTGATATTGACAGGGACCCCAACAGTGCTACAGACTCTGACGGTAGCCCCCTGTCTAATACACAGCCTTCATTCCCAGTTGAAATACTTCCCTACTTGTACCTCGGTTGTGCCAAGGATTCCACCAACCTGGATGTGTTAGAAGAATTCGGCATTACGTACATCCTTAATGTGACCCCCAACTTGCCCAATCTATTTGAAAATGCTGGAGAGTTCAGGTACAAGCAGATCCCTATATCGGACCACTGGAGCCAAAACCTGTCTCAGTTTTTCCCAGAAGCGATCTCCTTTATTG ATGAAGCACGAGGAAAAAGCTGTGGCGTACTGGTCCATTGCCTGGCTGGAATCAGCCGGTCGGTCACAGTCACTGTGGCCTACCTTATGCAAAAGCTGAACCTTTCCATGAATGATGCCTATGACATAGTCAAGATGAAGAAATCCAACATCTCTCCCAACTTCAACTTCATGGGTCAGCTACTGGATTTTGAAAGGACATTAGGTCTTAGTAGTCCTTGTGACAATAGAGTTCCACCTCAGCAATTATATTTCACCAGTCCAGCCAATCAGAATGTCTTTAAAGTAGATTCTCTGCAATCCACGTGA